The genomic stretch aggtaataagctcagaaaaaatatagatatgctcaaaaacaaataaaatgtgaggtagtacatccgatatatgttcctttttctcggcCAAACATGCTCTCAGTTCATTAAATCAGATAATGTACTTTTTTTTCATTTGCTAAAAACCAGTATGAATCAGATCAATTTCTCACATTGTAAAATtcgaatgacccgacccgacccggccgacaaaaaaaaaacaaccaaacGTGGTCGTTTTATGATTTCCGCCCAAGGCCCATCCCTTAATTTGAATCTCCCTCCATCAGTCACTTCACCTGTGTGTCAGTATTTGAAAACACAGTCTCTTAAAATCAAATTTCCCCCAAATTCAATGGCTTCAAACCCTAGAAAAACCACATTCGACGAATTATGGAGTAATAGCACCTCcaaaaatcaagaaaatcaagcTCCAAACTTATCTAATCATCAACAACCTCCTAAAATCATCGTCACGTATCGTCGCGATACCTCTAACGACGCTCCTCCTGCTTCTAAGAATTCGCAACAGTAATCTCTTACTATATCTTCATTGATCAttcatttttgtttaatttttGTTATTTGAGTTCGATTTTATGTGTTTTTATtcagtttttgttgttgttaatgtAATTATGTAGAGATGGAAGTAAGAATTCGAGGGCAAGCACAAGCAATAATGCGAATCGCGTGAGTTTTGTGCCGAATCGTTTGCAACGAGTTAGCTGGAATCGTTCTCTATCTACCAGGTTTGGTTTCAACTTTCATGTTTCATTTGAATTGTTTAAGCGTTTAAGACCATATAGTGTAATTGTTGTGTTGTGTCTGATGATAAAGATTACGAGGGTGTTAATTAGCTTAGCTGGTAAAGTTCGACAAATGGAGTGGATACGTACGTGCCGAACTCGTTTGTATCGATAGGCTGTTGCTTCTCTTTCTTTGTAACTACTCcgtagttaaaaaaaaaaaaaaactgagctGCTTGGAGCAAATTTGGGAGCTTTATTACTAGGTTGGTTCGGATGTATGTAACATATTTTTGTCGAAATTGGTTGCAGAGGGAGGACAAGTATTGCAGTTATAGCAGTATCTAATCGTCAGGGGGAACAAAAACGGGGGCCAAGACGGAAAAACAGACCACCTATTCCTAAAGTGTGTAACTTGTTTTTTCATTTTGGTTTCATTTTCGTTCTCAAATTATCGTTTTGTTAGTTTGATGTTTTGAGGTTAATAGTTTGTACCGACTTATTGGTACCAATCTATTGGGATTGAGTAGCTAGAGATGATTGATTATGTTGACAACATATTGGTTGTTTGGTTGCCTAATAAACTCCCAGGAAATAGAATCATGTCACAAAAGTTCACCTTGTATCAAAGGCATTCAAGGTCCATAGTTGGCCAGCTAATAATTACAGAGAAACGACTGTAGTTCTTCATATTGAATGCCCTACCTTGAGGCATAGGAGTTTGATAACTTCTCCCTTCAAGTTTTACTTGTATGTGTCCCATATTTATAAAAGAGGATGCGTGATTACTTTATAAATTGAGGAACTAATCCACCCATTTTCAGTTGGTTTTGAGATGAAGCCATGAAACATTTTTAAGTGACTCTCCTCCTTGTCGGTGCAATCTTAGCTCTGGTCATGGATTTCACAACCACCAATTATAAATTTCAAGTTCACCAGAATTTTGAACCCTCCCCACTTTGAATTCAACGAGCACTGTGAATGACTCTAGGGGAAGGGAAATCTCGTGTACTCAATATAATCCCCAATGTGTTATTATTGGGGAATGCAGCTTGTTATTTATTAAATGCAGGAAGTATATGTTAAAAATTAAACTTGTTTGATGAGTTCTGTTTTTAAATGATCGTGTTTTTTGTAAGATGTTTCTGATTATGTTGTATATTCGTACTTATATCTTATCTTCTTAACATATACTTTCTCGTGGAACTATATTCCTAAATGAGCTCTATAGTTCATATAAGTTGATTTCCACCATGTCTAGTTACGGATATGTGAACTTGTGGAGATATTCAGGAGTTAGAGATGTTGAGattttttgcttttctttctctAGGGAAAACTTGCGCCACTCCCAAATTTTGAGAAAGAGCGAGCATACTTTCAAGAAGTTGATGCAGATGAGTTGCTGGAAGAAAGTCCTTCCCCCAAGAAATGTGTTTGGGTTATGGGCCATCAGCCTAACGATGTAACTGTACCACCACTCTGCACTAGACTAGAGAAGTGGCTGCATGCTAAAAGACGGCATGAAATGGTTTCTACTTCTCTTTCAACTATACTAAGAACTCCAGCTGAGCAATTAAAGCCTATCCCTTACAATAATGATGGATGTGATTCATCATGTCTGCTGAAGTCAGAAACATTTCACTTGCGAAACATTTCTGATTCAGGCTCTGTGCCAGACATCCACACGCATTCTGAGAAATCACATACCAATCCAGATCATCTAGTGGACAAGGACTTTGATGATATAGAATCTGAAATCAAGAAACTTTCTTTGGCATCACGGCCAAGTTCATCGGGTAATGATGCATTTTTTGCACTGCTTAAGGAATGTGGACAATCTGCTCCATCTACACTGCTCGATGTTTTCTCCAAGCTTTGGTTAGTACTCTTGTGAATGGTGACACTAATTACTCTATTTCAGCTCGTCCTACTATCATATTTGCTAAATAGATTAATGACTTGAATCCTTAATATTCCAGATACTCTCCATGTATTTTAGAATTTTAGTTAGTCATCTATGTATGTGAGTCCATGGGTATAATACTTTTTACTCTTTAACATGATAATAATTCTAGCTGACCTCTGCATCCCAATACTCTTTGGAGATATTGTTGCAGCTTGTAGGAGTAATTATAATACTGCAAGAGATAACTGCTACCGACATCATGAGAAGTAAAGTATTTTTAGATTTAGCTTTGTTAGGTTACTTGGCATTTCTAGAGATACTAGAAAATTCACGATGTACTCACTATGACAACCTTTGCATTTGCCCTTATATGCAACTTTAATGCTTACAGTCCACTGTTTTGCTTTCAAATTTCTCTCCACTAATCGAGATGCTAATCTACCAGCTTGTAGAGACTTAACTTGTGACATTGTGCATTTAATTGCACTAAACTATTACAGCAATCTCTTAATGAACCTCTTCCATTTGCTATCTTGCATTATCCTGTTTTTCTGTCCCAAAAGAGAGTTTATGATACAAAAGTTCTCTTATGAGATATGTTTATATGGAGCACAGTGACCCAGGGACCATCGTCAAGATTGGTGAAGGAACATATGGGGAGGCTTTTATTGCTGGTGATTCTGTTTGTAAATTAGTTCCAATTGACGGGGAGCTTCGAGTGAATGGTGAAGTGCAAAAGGTACATCACAAAACTTTACATTTTTCTGAGTCCTCGCTATACTGGTTGTGAAGACAAATTTCTATAGTGGCGTCATTTCTTTGTCCTTCTTACACATGGTTTCAATATGTCTTTTGAGCAGTTTTCCCAAGTATttccatcttctagtcttctaggCAGCTAGGCCATCCTTTAGAAGATGAAAAAACACAAAGAACTGCTCAAATAGGATATTGTTGTTAATTTTACAACTGATATCTATAATGCTTGTTGTATTCTTAAAATTCTTTAGTGCGTGATTTTGGAATTTGGATGCTATTTGCATCTAGAGAGCTTTATGCATTAACTCTATTTAGTAGCGTTGCTTACCAAATACACCCGATGCATTCGAATGTTAAATACGGAAAATAAATCAAGTTTGAGTGGGTACCATTGCATGTGTACTAGGAAGAACTTATTTATTTTTTCAGTGAAATCTGAACCCTGCACGACTACTATGTGTGGCACTTGTTCAACTGATTTGGTTACTTTGCAGAGATCTATAGAGTTGCTGGAGGAAGTAATATTGTC from Silene latifolia isolate original U9 population chromosome 5, ASM4854445v1, whole genome shotgun sequence encodes the following:
- the LOC141657652 gene encoding serine/threonine-protein kinase haspin homolog: MASNPRKTTFDELWSNSTSKNQENQAPNLSNHQQPPKIIVTYRRDTSNDAPPASKNSQQDGSKNSRASTSNNANRVSFVPNRLQRVSWNRSLSTRGRTSIAVIAVSNRQGEQKRGPRRKNRPPIPKGKLAPLPNFEKERAYFQEVDADELLEESPSPKKCVWVMGHQPNDVTVPPLCTRLEKWLHAKRRHEMVSTSLSTILRTPAEQLKPIPYNNDGCDSSCLLKSETFHLRNISDSGSVPDIHTHSEKSHTNPDHLVDKDFDDIESEIKKLSLASRPSSSGNDAFFALLKECGQSAPSTLLDVFSKLCDPGTIVKIGEGTYGEAFIAGDSVCKLVPIDGELRVNGEVQKRSIELLEEVILSRTLNHLRGPELLVDNATSTFIETKDIKVCQGPYDPILLKAWETWDAKNSSENDHPKLFQEQQCYVVSILEHGGKDLEGFVLVDFNEAQSLLVQVTAALAVAEAAFEFEHRDLHWGNILLSRKETPTLQFTLEGKTSSITTHGLVVSIIDFTLSRINTGNTILYLDLSLDPELFEGPKGDKQSETYRKMREVTEDCWDGSVPKTNVLWLQYLVDILILKKSFKRSGKDERELRSLKKRLNSYDSAKEALSDSFFSELILDHAT